CCGCGGCGTGCTACGATCAGGCGTTGAAACTAGATCCCGAGGATAGGGGGATTTGGCGGGACAAAGCGGTGGTCCAGTACTTTCGCGGGAAGTATGACAGTGCGGCGGCGGCGGCTAACGAAGCCGTAGCTTTGGGCGGGGCCCCGTACGATTACTTATTTCTTTTTATATTTAAATCCGCGGCCGGCGCGGGTACTACCGGCGTACTCGAGCCGGCTTTGAGGGCCGACGACCACAGCTGGTCGTACGACGCGGTACGGTTTTTCGCCGGTGAAATAAACGCGGAGGAGATGCTCGCCGCCGCGGGAACCGACGACGAGAAGTTGTGCGAAGCTTATTGCTACTTGGGTTTGTGGCACAAGTTCAATGGCGACGCCGTCGCCTCCCGGGGCTATTTCGAGGCTGCCGTGGCTTGCGGCACGAAAATTCTGTTCGAATATCAAATTGCCGCGTTTGAACTGAGGAGATGAAATGATCCGGGGGCTGTCGCGAGAACATGCCATAAAATCCTGTAGCCGTTCGCGGGTTGGAGGTAATACGCTTACTGTGTTGTAGCTGACGCCGTCGCCAAGCTCAACCTCCTCCCGCCGGGGTAGGGGCCGCGGGAGTTCACTAAATCCTTGAAATGCGCGTGCCGGTTCGGTTTAATATCGACGACGTAGCGTTCGGCTAAAAGAACTAACCCGTTCACGGGAATTGTAAAAAAGCCGCCTCTCCCGAGGCGGCCTTTTTCTTGCGTCGTATCAGCGCGCGGCGTTAGCGGTCCTCGTCCTCTTTCTTCTGCTTCCGGTAGAACGGCACGTAGATCAGGACCGCGACGCCGATGAGCAGCGGGATGAGGCCCCACACCCCCTGCACCGCCCCACAGATGGTGCCCACCGAGATGGAGACCGCGACGCCCAGCGCCGTCAGGACCAGGCCGGCGAGCAGCGGGTCGCGGCGCCGGCGGGGATGCCGCATCCGCGTAAAGATCTCCGGCGGCAGCTCTTTCCCCTCCTTGATGGCGAGCTGGATTACGTCGTAGCGCATCTGCGCCGCGCGGTGTGCCATCAGTATAGCGACTATTATGACCGCGGCCGTGCCGAGCATGAATATTATCGGTAGCATCATGCCGACGAGCGGGATTATGACCTGTTCCTTAATGACGGTTTTACCCGGGCCCGGCTCGAGCCCTTCCGGGCCGCAGAGCGGCTCGTCGCCGCCGGCCGTCTCGACCTTGAGCGTTTTGCCGGCCGTCTCGGCGGGCGCGGCGCCCGCGTCGCCCTTTTCTTCCTGCGCCGGCGCGGGCCCGGCCAGGAAGGCCGCCAGACAGATTATGATGATTGCTGCCGGGAAGTATTTCCTCATTCCGTTTCCTCCGTTTATTTGAATGTCATTAATCCATTCGGCTTTCTCGTCCGTATGACGGCCTCGGCGCCGGTTTTGTTTCATAATAATAGGGCCGGGGTCGGAGGCCGGCGATATATATGTTAATATATGCAACCCGGCCGGTTCTCAGGCCGTCTTACGGGTGGAACGTTCCGATGGCGCGCCCGAGCGAATTCAACGAGCAGGACGTCGTAGGCCGCTGCCGCGCCGGCGAGCAGGAGGCGTGGCGCGAGCTGGTGACGAGGTATCAGGACATGGTCTACGCCATAGCGCGGCGGGTCGCCGGCCCGGCCGCGGAGGACGCGGCCCAGGAGACGTTCCTGCGCGTCTTCCGCAAGCTGCACACGTATCGCTCGGACGGGGGCGCGAAGTTCTCGAGCTGGCTCTACCGCGTGGCGTACAACGTCGCCTGCGACGTCGCCGGGCGGCGGCGGCCGACCGGCATCCCGGCCGACGAGTACGAGCAGCGCTACGAGGGCCCCGGTCCGGAGGAGCTGGCGGCTTCGGCCGAATACGTCGGCCTGGCCCGCGCCGCCCTCGCGGAGATAAGGCCCGACTACCGGAACGTGCTCGAACTATATTACCTGACGGGGAAGTCGTACGAGCAGGTTTCGGAGGTAATGGAGTTGCCGC
This sequence is a window from bacterium. Protein-coding genes within it:
- a CDS encoding sigma-70 family RNA polymerase sigma factor, translated to MARPSEFNEQDVVGRCRAGEQEAWRELVTRYQDMVYAIARRVAGPAAEDAAQETFLRVFRKLHTYRSDGGAKFSSWLYRVAYNVACDVAGRRRPTGIPADEYEQRYEGPGPEELAASAEYVGLARAALAEIRPDYRNVLELYYLTGKSYEQVSEVMELPLGTVKSYIHRGKKAVLASLRRAGVADSLAGGV
- a CDS encoding DUF6249 domain-containing protein, whose translation is MRKYFPAAIIIICLAAFLAGPAPAQEEKGDAGAAPAETAGKTLKVETAGGDEPLCGPEGLEPGPGKTVIKEQVIIPLVGMMLPIIFMLGTAAVIIVAILMAHRAAQMRYDVIQLAIKEGKELPPEIFTRMRHPRRRRDPLLAGLVLTALGVAVSISVGTICGAVQGVWGLIPLLIGVAVLIYVPFYRKQKKEDEDR